The Alnus glutinosa chromosome 1, dhAlnGlut1.1, whole genome shotgun sequence region gtgtttttttgacaaaaatctTGGTTCCGAAACAAAGATATTGACCATTAGTACATCGGATTCACAATTTCACATCAGTGAACCTTTGGTATATAACGAAAGCCTTTTAGTTTCTATTGAATtcaaggtgtttttttttttaaaaaaaaaaggtttacaTTTATTTTCGAGAAGTTAAAatggtttttcctttttgaataaaattccATTCATTCTCTCTGAATAGGTTTGGTTCAGTATTATTGGaccgagttttttttttggggactTCGGAGCTCAGATTGTCGATAAACATTGTCTTTTTGGGCGTTGAATTTGTTTCTTATTGACGAAGGAACAACAAGGCGTGGGATCGGAATGGGGGTTTTGTGAATTTGCCAGCTTTGGTTTAAATCAGCTAAGAAATGTTTGAGGGGCGGTGCCTGGTCTCGAGGGCGTTTTCGAGTGCAGGAGCCAAGTGGTCTTACATGCCTTACCGGCCCGATATCACCAACGGGAAGCGCCCATTGGAAATCGACGGTGAGGACGAACGCGAATGTCAACAGAGGAGGCTGTGTAGGTCGTTGGAGCATGAGCAATCTGATGAGCgtggtggtggaggaggaggggaTTCTTCGGATTCGGAGTCGGAGACGGATTCAAATACGGATTCGAATACGGATTCCCTTATCAATCCTATTGGCAGAGACAACTCCATCAGCTGCCTCATGAACTGCTCGAGGTCCGATTACGGTGCGATTGCCTCGTTGAACCGGAGCTTCAGGTCCTTGATTCGGAGCGGCGAGCTGTACCAGCTGCGGCGGAAGAACGGTGTGATCGAGCACTGGATTTACTTCTTGTGCAACCTCCTTGAATGGGAGGCGTTCGATCCGATTCGTCACCGGTGGATGCTTTTGCCGAGAATGACCTCGAACGAGTGCTTCATGTGTTCGGATAAGGAGTCCTTGGCTGTGGGCACTGAGCTTCTTGTCTTTGGTAAAGATGTGACCTCCCATGTCATCTATAGATATAGTCTTCTGACGAACTCGTGGTCCTCCGGGATGAGAATGAACGCACCCAGATGCTTGTTTGGGTCTGCCAGCCTTGGGGAGATTGCGATTCTAGCTGGTGGGTGTGATTCACAGGGGGAGATCTTGAGCTCCGCGGAGCTATATAATTCTGAGACTCAAACTTGGGAGACACTCCCGAGCATGAATAAGCCAAGGAAGATGTGCTCGGGGGTGTTCATGGACCGCAAATTTTACGTGATTGGTGGAATCGGAGGGCCCGATTCGAAGGTTCTTATGTGCGGAGAGGAGTACAATTTGGAGACTAGGACTTggagagaaattcctaacatgtCTCCTGGACGGAGTGGTGCGGCCAGGGAGAATGAGATGCCTGCCACTACAGAGGCTCCGCCTCTGGTTGCAGTGGTGGCTAATGAATTGTATGCGGCGGATTATGCAGACATGGTGGTGAGGAAGTATGACAAGGAAATGCAAGAGTGGATTACTGTGGGGGGATTGCCTGAACGGGCGGTCTCGATGAATGGTTGGGGTCTAGCTTTTAGGGCTTGTGGAGACATGCTCATAGTGATTGGTGGACCTAGGGCTTTGGGTGAAGGTTTTATTGAGCTCAACTCATGGGTTCCGAGTGAAGGCCCTCCGCAGTGGAACTTGCTTGCGAGAAAGTTATCGGGTAACTTCGTCTATAACTGTGCTGTGATGGGTTGCTGAAGGGATGGGATTTTTTGCGGTGCCATGTTTACTGTGATGGTGCCTTTGCTCACAGTGATATGTACAAGATTGATTTGTCTTTCTTCGACACAGGAGTCCCGCTAATTGGTAATTTTCTTCCccccttctttatttttcagatcTTTTCACTTTTTCGGTGAGAGAGACGGGGAAGAATTTCAGATTTTACTCATGATTCAATAGAATGTTTCCTTGGAAGGAGGTcttgagttttcaatttttttttttcatttttaaacttttatttatgttttcctCCATTGAATTTATATCTTCCCCCCATTTTTAGTGACATGAGAAATCTCAGAAGGTTGGCGTCATGTAGCACAGGAATAGATTCAATAATTTGAACTTTCAAGTACCAACACATTGGTAGGTTGTCTCCAGTGTTTGCTCAAGCTTTTTAAAGAAACACACAACTAGTTATATGGGTTTTCTTGATATTGTCTCCACTGTAGCAAATAAGTTCTCAAAGATTGTTATCTTGGACGTGGCATATGTACTGTTCCAAATTATCGTTGCAATCAATGGGCTATTTATTTCAgctttctctttttaattttttgtgtatCATAATGACTCATGCGGCCTTTGTCATtgatcgtttttttttttttcaattatcgTTTCTTCTTAAATAccatggggttttttttttttttttttccccttccaaAAAGCATGAGATTTTTATTTCTGATTTGATCAAGTAAGATGTCGATCTACAAGTAGATTTGATCTTATTCTCGTATATTATTTCCcaatatttgtgtttttaggaaaaaaaaataataataatttgtgtATATAGCTTTTTGGGTGGCCCATGTAAATTTCTGTAGATCTTCATATTCAGCGTAGTGTAAaattaataatactaatatctCTTTGCTTATAGGGAGATGCACTGTTAGAATTAGGAACTGCTTGACAATGATGGTGGACAATTAATATTATAGTATGAAATCCTATTTCGTTAGCAGGTGTTCTAAAATAAATTCGTGCCATATTCTTGGGTCAAAATTTAAGAATGTACATGCGGATGCAACCGTATTACgcagttatcacttttaggtaaCCATATCCATCCGCCTAGGCATGCAATTATTGAAGGCAAAATTGCTCTGCTAACCGCCTATCAAGTAATGGGCCTATTTAGTGTTTTGTGCTTTATTTGGGCTTTTGCTTTTAAgacatattttaaacgatttatttttttatttttgaagttttagtgttttagatGAAACCCTAAACTAAAGATGGAACGCTACACCAAAATAAAGTCGTTTTGATAGATTTGTTATATAACAGTATGTGAATGGGATTATTTAAAACCGCTAGCCATATTTACATGCAGTTACATTGATAGCAATTAATTGCGATTAATAACGGCCCGCTTGCACAGTCATAGGTCTAATACATGTTCTTTCATAAATGTCATTTGTGAAGTACGAACCGTAATAAATGCCCTTAAACAAACCAACCATATATAAGTTTTCATATGATGCACCAAGAAAAACAGTACATAGTACTTGTATTAACTTGTTACTATGAATTCCATGTCCTTGAGAAAGAAAATGGATTTTATATAAAAAGGAGGAATCAGAAGTTCAACAGGGtgattttattaaattgttgACGCCTATGTAACCTTTATGGGTTGAACAAGCGAAATAGCAATCGTGTCTGTACTATGTACTATTGGGGGGTcaatggaaaaaatatatatatatatatatatatcagggaCTCAGAATTTGTGTTAttggataatatatatatatataacctaatCATGTCTGGATTTAACATGGTTATTTGGCCACAGAACATAAAGAGCTTTGATCTCTCTTAATGTACAAAGGTAATTAGCAAATGTTGTTACCGTGCGcaacaatgataaataatatgaaatggaagaaagagaaaaaaaaaatcaagacacaGATTTACGTGATTCGAAAATGTACctatatttaaaaaagtgcgactatattcaataatgatttagggTAACgacataatatatttatatcaaaacTTTATTGTACTGAcatatatgaaaaattttaaaataccctATCGCGATCCTTCGCTAACTCGCTACTGTATTAGTACTCTCTTGTATTACTCTTTATGCTTAAGAAAATATGATCCACTTGTTTCAGCAATATTCCTATAGAATTATGTTGTTGCTTGTCGTTTTGTCTGTGAGGATGATATAACATGGTTGTTGCTGTATTTTACGTAATCTCGGTACTGCATGCTATCTTTGGTTGCTCTTCTCTCCTTGGTGTTCTTTTTGGGAGGCAAGCATGATTTTCCTTTATATACGAGTTTGTTAAAGAAATATGTTGTTGTCCCACTGTCCCAGCATGATAGTAAAGGCATTAATAGGATGAGAATGGGAATTGGAACAGTTACAGTTGGcaaattctttttctcttataaaGGATAAATTTTGTGTATAACTTCCTGAAACTTCAGAGCAACTTGCCTGGAGGGGCTTCTTTCAACACATCAggtgtctctttttttttttttttttcctttatatttctttctttctttctttctttctttttttttttttttttttttgagtaaattTGAGATTTGTTCTTAGTTTCTCTTTATTATATAAATACTTATAGGCTCTCCCAATTGCATTGGATTAGGCAATCTATGGCCCTTGTTTAATGTTCCATTTGTTTCAACGTTAAATGAGTTTTGTAGTAAAATGGTTTCAGATAAttcatttttcatgaaaatgttttttgtcgaaaacattttttagtgtttggcgTGTACGAAAACACTAACCATGTctgaattttaaatgaaaatatatttatattttcatttaaatatattaacttataaaaattaatttttattcacaacatataaatatataatatataaagtgGTCGGAATCATACTGGTCAATGACAAATCTCGTCACTGGTGTCGGATCtactggccggaatccgaccaTTCTGGTCACCGGAATCTTGGCTGATAAGATTCTGGCGAAGGTGGCCGAAATCTGGCAACAGTGACAGGAAGTTGTCGAATTCCAGTACCAACCAGATTCCAGTGGTGGTTGATTGCTTGAACGCGAAGGTCGACTATGTCGTTTAAAAGATAGTAGAATATGTCTGCCGCctggaaaaaattatttacgcttttaaaaagcgtaaatcattttctgaaatcatttttcggttgactattattttcgcccccaccaaacactgaaaaatgccgaaatcatttttcagaaaccactttacgccgaaacaaacaaagcataagTGTAAACTTGATTTAGGTCATGCGGGTCATTCTGGTTGTCTTGCTTTAGACTTCTTAGGTTTTGTATTTGGGAAATGCTACTCTTAAGTACACATTTCTTGATGTGACACTAAAAATCACCgttcaaaatctaatagtaatcTTTAGTGCCATGTCAAGAGCGTGGACTTTATTGTATGTATAACATTTCTATTTGTATTTATGGGCTTCCAAGCTTAGGCAATTTTTGCTTAAAAGATGAGTGATTGATGCACAACATTTACACAACCATTCATATTGGTAGGACCAATCATATGTTGTGCAAAGATCATTTATCTTTGCTTAATATTCCTGGTACTTCTTAGAAGGCTAGTGGGCAATAAAGCGACTCACTTTGCTGGTTCACCTTCTAGGTCATATTGCCTTGCATTAGGCTGCTTGAGCACTCTCAATGTGCTCTTTAAATTTgggttttctctaaatttttaacaaaacacacaaaaaatatcatttaacAAACTATCTATCAAAAAATAAGTTTAACATATGTCAGATTCTCTCTCTAAATTTAAAGAGTCAAAAAGTAAATgtcaacttttatatatatatatatattattttttgcattgaatGCTTTAGTATGAATTTAAAGCATCAAATACTTTTAGTAGTtaactttatcaataaaaaatagtattatttaaagtagagaaatatttagagagtttgttatTTAATAGCTTTAAAATGCGACTGGttaaatcaacaaaaataattttttagagttaAAGTAGAGAAACATTGTGAATAGCTCTATGGTTGACATGGTATTAAGTAATTCAACAAGCACAAAATCTGTGGCCAGTCTCATCGTTCCCCGTCGCTGCCAAGCAATAAAAGCAAAACTTCTTGAATTTGTAGGTGGCCTGACCAAAGGGTACAATATTAGTAATGAGTAACGCTATTCTTTACATCAGCTGACGTTAgttacttaaaaagaaaagtcacttaaaacatatCACGCCATTCGGTATgaagaataacattactctattatTAATATATCCTTAGGtcattcatattttattataatttataaatgtgTTGATCATGTGATTATTTCAAGGACCAAAAGGTTGCAGAGG contains the following coding sequences:
- the LOC133868348 gene encoding F-box/kelch-repeat protein SKIP11-like, with the translated sequence MFEGRCLVSRAFSSAGAKWSYMPYRPDITNGKRPLEIDGEDERECQQRRLCRSLEHEQSDERGGGGGGDSSDSESETDSNTDSNTDSLINPIGRDNSISCLMNCSRSDYGAIASLNRSFRSLIRSGELYQLRRKNGVIEHWIYFLCNLLEWEAFDPIRHRWMLLPRMTSNECFMCSDKESLAVGTELLVFGKDVTSHVIYRYSLLTNSWSSGMRMNAPRCLFGSASLGEIAILAGGCDSQGEILSSAELYNSETQTWETLPSMNKPRKMCSGVFMDRKFYVIGGIGGPDSKVLMCGEEYNLETRTWREIPNMSPGRSGAARENEMPATTEAPPLVAVVANELYAADYADMVVRKYDKEMQEWITVGGLPERAVSMNGWGLAFRACGDMLIVIGGPRALGEGFIELNSWVPSEGPPQWNLLARKLSGNFVYNCAVMGC